The Paeniglutamicibacter sulfureus genome includes a region encoding these proteins:
- a CDS encoding CDP-glycerol glycerophosphotransferase family protein has translation MTTFDALLRQSQLMSKKIHAMAVEKSVRGTLRDSEPSPAEAVDFVVFFADGPGQTYQLEQWTAPFEALQDRGYGVCLVVMNALSARLLAQRTRLPIYLSRSMERIEAALASWGTSGIFYVNNSQVNFTMLRISGPAHVHLSHGESEKSSMVSNQLKAYDYAFIAGQAAQSRIMESIPRIDPSALVQIGRPQLDIAVPGAAARPPGSRTRVLYAPTWEGDGKNMAYTSVISVGAKLVEALLADERFTVVFRPHPKTGSWSAKARHELVHIQRAIGTAATKEPHAGHRVEVSGDSSRSIVDADVVLCDISAMAMDAIGLDRPLLLLHSADTRMIRELAPEQALSLEQAGTLLQGQAEELLDTIANLGRSRPSGQQRSLRAKVFGDPALGSATERFIAAAIAVTGPEGRG, from the coding sequence GTGACTACCTTCGATGCCCTGTTGCGGCAGTCCCAACTCATGTCCAAAAAAATCCACGCCATGGCGGTGGAAAAGAGCGTCCGCGGCACTTTGCGCGATTCCGAGCCTTCGCCCGCCGAGGCCGTTGATTTTGTGGTCTTCTTTGCTGACGGGCCTGGTCAAACCTACCAACTGGAACAATGGACGGCACCCTTCGAAGCCCTCCAGGATCGCGGATACGGTGTGTGCCTGGTGGTCATGAACGCGCTCAGCGCACGCCTTTTGGCCCAGCGGACACGACTTCCGATTTATCTATCGCGTTCAATGGAACGCATCGAGGCAGCGCTGGCCTCCTGGGGTACTTCCGGTATTTTCTATGTGAACAATTCCCAGGTCAATTTCACGATGTTGCGGATCAGTGGTCCGGCCCATGTGCACCTGAGCCACGGCGAAAGCGAAAAATCGTCGATGGTCTCCAACCAGCTCAAGGCCTACGACTATGCCTTCATTGCCGGCCAGGCCGCACAGTCCCGAATCATGGAGAGCATCCCCCGCATTGATCCTTCCGCCTTGGTCCAGATCGGCAGGCCCCAGCTTGACATCGCCGTGCCGGGAGCCGCTGCACGACCTCCCGGTTCACGCACCAGGGTGCTATACGCACCGACGTGGGAGGGAGATGGCAAGAACATGGCCTACACGTCCGTGATCTCGGTTGGAGCCAAACTGGTCGAGGCATTGCTGGCCGATGAACGCTTCACCGTGGTGTTTCGTCCGCATCCCAAGACCGGTAGCTGGTCCGCGAAGGCGCGACACGAACTCGTGCACATTCAAAGGGCCATCGGGACGGCCGCCACCAAGGAACCGCATGCCGGTCACCGCGTGGAGGTGTCGGGCGATTCATCACGCAGCATCGTCGACGCAGACGTTGTGCTGTGTGACATCTCGGCAATGGCAATGGATGCCATCGGATTGGACAGGCCGTTGCTGCTGCTCCACAGCGCCGACACCAGAATGATCCGCGAGCTGGCCCCGGAGCAAGCGCTGTCCCTGGAACAGGCTGGAACGCTCTTGCAGGGACAAGCAGAAGAACTGCTCGACACCATCGCGAACCTGGGCAGGTCCCGGCCATCCGGCCAACAGCGCTCGCTGCGTGCAAAGGTCTTTGGCGATCCCGCGTTGGGCAGTGCGACGGAGCGGTTCATCGCCGCTGCGATCGCGGTCACCGGTCCCGAGGGCCGGGGCTAG
- a CDS encoding ABC transporter permease, whose product MINEVTRIMTAAEYAAQYGLHRVGARPDLVSYLKQAWARRDFAFELARSRLQATNQRNRLGMLWVVIKPTMNALMYGFIFGILQGGNKPQDFPVFVVIGVFLFEFFTGSVNSGAKSITGSAALVQSLAFPRITLPIAAVVQQFLTLVPMLGVMFVYCMILGTTPKWSWLMVLPLLVLFTMFNTGMALVCARLTVHIRDFTQILPLITRILFYTSGVLFGVDRILNAFPVLVLMFDFHPIYQALQIARGSIMNGVEYPSFYWVVLSVWALAALIGGTIYFWAAEERYGRVD is encoded by the coding sequence GTGATCAACGAGGTAACGAGAATTATGACAGCTGCCGAATATGCGGCGCAGTACGGCCTGCACAGGGTCGGTGCTCGTCCGGACCTGGTGAGCTATCTGAAACAGGCGTGGGCCAGGCGCGATTTTGCGTTTGAACTGGCCAGAAGCCGGCTGCAAGCGACCAACCAACGAAACCGCCTGGGCATGCTGTGGGTTGTTATCAAGCCGACCATGAATGCCCTGATGTACGGTTTCATCTTCGGAATCCTGCAGGGTGGAAACAAGCCTCAGGACTTCCCGGTATTCGTCGTCATCGGTGTGTTCCTTTTCGAGTTCTTCACGGGGTCGGTGAACTCTGGCGCTAAATCCATCACCGGAAGCGCCGCTTTGGTTCAATCCTTGGCATTCCCGCGCATCACCCTCCCCATCGCTGCCGTGGTGCAGCAGTTCCTCACGTTGGTGCCGATGCTCGGAGTCATGTTCGTTTACTGCATGATCCTTGGCACCACGCCAAAGTGGAGCTGGCTCATGGTGCTTCCGTTGCTGGTGCTTTTCACGATGTTCAATACGGGCATGGCCTTGGTGTGCGCCCGATTGACGGTTCACATTCGGGACTTTACTCAGATTCTGCCGTTGATCACCAGAATCCTGTTTTACACCTCCGGCGTCTTGTTTGGTGTTGACCGTATTCTGAACGCCTTTCCCGTACTGGTCCTCATGTTCGACTTTCACCCGATCTACCAGGCGTTGCAGATTGCCCGCGGTTCGATCATGAACGGCGTGGAATACCCGTCGTTCTACTGGGTTGTTTTATCTGTCTGGGCCCTTGCTGCCCTGATTGGCGGCACCATCTATTTCTGGGCTGCGGAGGAGCGTTATGGTCGAGTTGACTAA
- a CDS encoding glycosyltransferase family 2 protein → MTAAQTLGVSYVMPVLNEAGYLRDAVASVLGQDYAGDKEIVLALGPSTDATDEVAAELAMEDDRVKLVHNPQGRTPIGLNLAIRASQYPIVVRVDAHSELAPTYTARGVETMFRVDAHDVGGLMDARGKNPLQRAIAAAYHSPWGLGGAAYHSGAPEGPAESAYLGIFRRQVFDEVGYYDESLHRAQDWELCLRIRQAGYKVWFDPELETAYYPRDTYKALSAQSYASGVWRGELSRRYPDGKSMRHDLPPLMLVGSSLGAIAWVIDPWLTSEAPGAVRIALNLLKLAPVGYAGLVVFATLTGKRTTTFKEKLLMLGVFPSIHFPWAVGFVKGRVRGAQGTLDRGRVQS, encoded by the coding sequence GTGACTGCTGCGCAGACCCTGGGTGTTTCCTATGTCATGCCCGTGCTCAACGAGGCCGGATATCTCCGTGACGCAGTGGCCAGTGTCCTTGGCCAGGACTACGCCGGGGACAAGGAAATTGTCTTGGCCCTTGGGCCGAGCACCGACGCCACCGACGAAGTTGCGGCCGAGCTTGCCATGGAGGACGACAGGGTCAAGCTGGTCCACAATCCCCAGGGACGCACGCCGATCGGGCTGAACCTTGCCATTAGGGCCTCGCAATATCCGATCGTGGTTCGTGTGGATGCCCACAGCGAATTGGCGCCCACCTACACCGCCCGCGGCGTGGAGACCATGTTCCGCGTCGATGCACACGATGTCGGTGGACTCATGGATGCCCGCGGGAAGAACCCCCTCCAGCGTGCCATTGCCGCTGCCTACCATTCCCCTTGGGGCCTGGGTGGCGCCGCCTACCACAGCGGTGCGCCGGAAGGCCCTGCCGAGTCTGCCTACTTGGGCATATTTCGCCGCCAGGTCTTTGACGAGGTCGGCTACTACGACGAGTCGCTGCACCGCGCCCAGGACTGGGAACTCTGCCTGCGAATCCGCCAGGCCGGCTACAAGGTGTGGTTCGACCCGGAACTCGAGACCGCGTACTACCCCCGGGATACCTACAAGGCTCTCTCTGCACAGTCCTATGCTTCGGGAGTCTGGCGCGGCGAATTGTCTCGGCGATATCCCGATGGCAAGTCGATGCGCCACGATCTGCCGCCGCTGATGCTGGTCGGATCTAGCCTGGGCGCAATTGCCTGGGTGATCGATCCCTGGCTGACTTCCGAGGCGCCAGGCGCCGTGCGGATCGCCTTGAACCTGTTGAAGCTCGCTCCGGTGGGGTATGCCGGACTTGTCGTCTTTGCGACATTGACCGGCAAGCGCACCACGACCTTCAAGGAGAAGCTTTTGATGCTCGGTGTTTTTCCATCCATCCACTTCCCGTGGGCCGTTGGCTTTGTCAAGGGCCGTGTACGCGGTGCCCAGGGAACCCTGGACAGGGGGAGGGTACAATCATGA
- a CDS encoding adenylyltransferase/cytidyltransferase family protein, whose amino-acid sequence MAKTVLTYGTFDLFHIGHLNILKRLKEKGDRLIVGVSTDEFNAIKGKKPIVPFDQRIEIVRAIQYVDEAIPEDNWEQKRLDIAKYDVDVFGIGEDWKGKFDDLGDKVEVVYLPRTSGISTTELKRVLSAFDERHVAKLKDTLDSLSQIVKELS is encoded by the coding sequence ATGGCAAAAACAGTCCTGACCTATGGCACGTTTGATCTTTTCCACATCGGACATCTGAACATCCTCAAGCGTCTTAAGGAAAAAGGCGACCGATTGATCGTCGGAGTATCCACCGATGAATTCAATGCCATCAAGGGCAAGAAGCCGATCGTTCCCTTCGATCAGCGGATCGAGATCGTCAGGGCAATCCAGTACGTCGACGAGGCCATCCCGGAAGACAACTGGGAGCAGAAGCGTTTGGACATTGCCAAGTACGATGTCGATGTCTTCGGCATCGGAGAGGATTGGAAGGGCAAGTTCGACGACTTGGGCGACAAAGTCGAGGTCGTATATCTTCCCCGCACCTCGGGCATCTCCACCACGGAATTGAAGCGGGTGCTGAGCGCCTTCGACGAACGCCATGTCGCCAAGCTAAAGGACACCCTCGACAGCTTGAGTCAGATCGTCAAGGAACTGAGCTAA
- the galU gene encoding UTP--glucose-1-phosphate uridylyltransferase GalU — MTQSRRVIKAVIPAAGLGTRFLPATKAMPKEMLPVVDQPAIQYVVAEASKAGLTDVLMITGRSKRALEDHFDRVPSMEATLEAKGDSEKLRRVQEATDLGEIHYIRQRDPKGLGHAVLCAKQHVGNEAFAVLLGDDLIDERDELLSIMIDVQEKTGGSVIALMEVEPEQISAYGCADVSTVDGENYVKVNGLVEKPAVEDAPSNLAVIGRYVLHPRVFDVLEETKPGRGDEIQLTDALETLAAADGPGSGVHAVVFRGRRYDTGDKLSYIQAVISLACERADLGPDLLPWLKDFVSTR; from the coding sequence ATGACTCAAAGTAGGCGCGTAATTAAAGCCGTTATCCCTGCCGCTGGTCTGGGAACCCGATTCCTGCCAGCGACAAAGGCGATGCCCAAGGAAATGCTGCCGGTTGTCGACCAGCCCGCCATCCAATACGTAGTGGCCGAGGCATCGAAGGCCGGGCTTACGGATGTCTTGATGATCACGGGCCGCAGCAAGCGTGCGCTGGAAGACCACTTTGACCGCGTGCCGTCCATGGAAGCCACTCTCGAAGCCAAGGGAGACAGCGAAAAACTGCGTCGGGTCCAGGAAGCCACAGATCTTGGCGAAATCCACTACATTCGCCAGCGCGATCCCAAGGGCCTCGGACACGCCGTCCTTTGCGCGAAGCAGCACGTTGGCAACGAGGCATTCGCCGTTTTGCTCGGTGACGACCTGATCGATGAGCGGGATGAATTGCTTTCGATCATGATCGACGTCCAGGAAAAGACCGGTGGCTCGGTCATTGCCTTGATGGAAGTTGAACCGGAGCAGATCAGTGCGTATGGCTGCGCCGATGTCTCTACCGTTGACGGCGAAAACTACGTCAAGGTCAACGGGCTGGTGGAAAAACCTGCCGTCGAAGATGCACCTTCGAACTTGGCAGTTATTGGCCGTTACGTCCTGCACCCGAGGGTCTTCGACGTACTCGAAGAAACCAAGCCCGGTCGCGGCGATGAAATCCAGTTGACCGATGCCCTTGAAACGTTGGCTGCGGCCGATGGCCCGGGCAGCGGCGTCCACGCCGTTGTTTTCCGTGGGCGGCGCTACGACACCGGTGACAAGCTAAGTTACATCCAAGCCGTTATATCTTTGGCTTGCGAACGCGCGGACCTCGGTCCGGACCTCCTGCCGTGGCTTAAGGACTTCGTTTCAACGCGCTAG
- a CDS encoding acyltransferase family protein has translation MSNTTTRTQFRPDIQGLRAIAVGLVVIYHLLPQSITGGFVGVDVFFVISGYLITSHLIKHPPRKAKEFGTFWLRRIKRLIPASMLVLFTTVIAVRVLTPESFWRDNTFQAIASAFYSQNWFLLATSVDYLAEDNAPTAVQHYWSLAVEEQFYLLWPLVIAALWWFAVKKRLLAKRFVLVGVSLIVALSCAYSIYLTSVEPAVAYFSTFTRAWELALGAVVALVPAPKSRFSSSPAGAVLAWAGIAGIIGAGVAYDSATPFPGYQAALPVVGTALVIWVAATSRFSPTPLLGSRPFLFLGDHSYSIYLWHWPIIVLLPFVSGKLGALDLAAAAAATILLSMTTKKYVEDAFRRTLDVSPLVTPVRFLVVATASVALLASGVAVDAQKRQEVATVSLQAAVQGSVPCFGASALTDKSGSCQYEADKELILSPALAKDDKSAAYADGCWSSEPYEKKPTCTYGSGKKKVALVGNSHAGHWLPALEKMAAEKDWTITTFLVSRCNPTDAKLKFDAEIKSQGCFDYGNWVIDQTAHGQFDLIITSERQSVPVVDHSFATTEAPARAGYEKYLERWTESETPIVVIRDTPFPGATLPNIPDCVATAKDANKECSGSTGKWTWMDPLADVAAEGKHDNVAVIDPTRYFCQDGTCPAVIGGVVVYFDASHITATYAETLTPFLEKDLEKALQEIS, from the coding sequence ATGAGCAACACGACTACGCGAACACAATTCAGGCCCGATATTCAAGGCCTGCGCGCCATTGCCGTTGGACTCGTCGTCATCTACCACCTTCTGCCGCAGAGTATCACCGGTGGCTTCGTCGGCGTCGATGTATTCTTCGTGATCTCCGGCTACCTGATTACCTCGCACCTGATAAAGCATCCACCCCGGAAAGCCAAGGAATTTGGGACCTTCTGGCTCCGTCGGATCAAACGACTCATTCCGGCCTCAATGCTGGTCCTGTTCACCACCGTCATTGCGGTACGGGTACTGACACCGGAATCGTTTTGGCGGGACAATACGTTCCAGGCCATCGCGTCTGCGTTCTACTCGCAGAACTGGTTCCTACTGGCCACCAGTGTGGACTACCTGGCCGAGGACAACGCTCCGACCGCCGTCCAACATTATTGGTCGCTGGCGGTCGAGGAACAGTTTTACCTCTTGTGGCCCCTGGTAATCGCTGCGCTTTGGTGGTTTGCCGTCAAGAAGAGACTGCTGGCAAAGCGATTTGTGCTTGTCGGCGTGTCACTGATCGTCGCACTTTCCTGCGCCTACTCCATTTACCTCACCTCCGTCGAACCGGCAGTTGCATACTTCTCCACCTTCACTAGGGCATGGGAGCTTGCCTTGGGTGCCGTGGTGGCACTGGTCCCCGCGCCCAAGTCGCGTTTCAGTTCCTCGCCCGCCGGTGCCGTGCTCGCATGGGCCGGCATTGCCGGGATCATCGGCGCCGGAGTCGCCTACGATTCGGCCACGCCTTTCCCCGGCTACCAGGCGGCACTGCCGGTCGTGGGGACGGCATTGGTGATCTGGGTTGCAGCCACCTCACGTTTCTCGCCAACCCCATTGCTCGGTTCACGGCCCTTCCTCTTCCTCGGGGATCACTCGTACTCGATCTATCTCTGGCACTGGCCGATTATTGTGCTGCTGCCGTTTGTTTCCGGCAAGCTGGGCGCATTGGACCTGGCGGCAGCTGCCGCTGCGACCATCCTGCTGTCGATGACTACCAAGAAATATGTCGAAGACGCATTCCGCAGGACGCTCGATGTCTCACCGCTCGTGACCCCTGTCCGATTCTTGGTGGTCGCAACGGCTTCCGTGGCGTTGTTGGCTTCCGGTGTGGCCGTGGATGCCCAAAAGCGGCAGGAGGTCGCCACCGTTTCGCTCCAGGCCGCCGTCCAGGGATCTGTTCCGTGCTTCGGCGCGTCGGCGCTAACCGACAAAAGTGGCTCCTGCCAATACGAGGCAGACAAAGAGCTGATCCTGTCTCCAGCCCTCGCGAAGGACGACAAATCCGCTGCCTATGCCGATGGATGTTGGTCCAGCGAACCATATGAGAAGAAGCCCACGTGCACTTATGGCAGCGGCAAGAAAAAGGTCGCCCTGGTCGGCAATTCGCATGCAGGGCATTGGCTTCCGGCACTCGAAAAGATGGCTGCAGAAAAAGACTGGACCATCACTACCTTCCTTGTATCCAGATGCAATCCCACGGATGCCAAGTTGAAGTTTGACGCGGAGATTAAGTCCCAGGGCTGTTTCGACTACGGCAACTGGGTCATTGACCAGACCGCTCACGGCCAATTTGATCTCATCATCACGTCCGAACGGCAGTCTGTCCCGGTCGTGGACCACTCCTTTGCAACGACCGAGGCCCCTGCGCGCGCCGGGTACGAGAAGTACCTGGAGCGATGGACCGAGTCCGAGACCCCCATCGTCGTCATCCGCGACACTCCGTTCCCCGGCGCCACGCTGCCAAACATTCCCGATTGCGTGGCCACGGCGAAAGACGCCAACAAAGAGTGTTCGGGGAGTACCGGCAAATGGACGTGGATGGATCCGCTGGCGGATGTGGCGGCGGAGGGCAAGCACGACAACGTCGCAGTCATTGATCCCACGCGATACTTTTGCCAGGACGGTACTTGCCCGGCTGTCATCGGCGGTGTCGTCGTGTACTTCGACGCATCGCACATCACCGCAACCTACGCAGAGACCCTGACTCCCTTCCTGGAAAAGGACTTGGAGAAGGCCCTGCAAGAGATTTCCTAG
- a CDS encoding glycosyltransferase family 2 protein, producing MGNRPEELNRALTSLLAQREVELDVVVVGNGWDPVGLPASVRGHFLEHNLGIPAGRNAGVPLVKGEFLCFLDDDSWFLDTDFLEEAISRFDSHPRMGLLQPRITDPTRDDDPTRWIPRLNKRTAVESSRVFHVGETCLLMPRHIFDETGGWAGGFWYAHEGIELAWRVWDTGHHVWYAGDMRIGHPVVDQRRHEEFYRLNARNRVWLAKRNLRWPFSWMYVSSWALVEATRLRKDPDAVRQYFSGWLAGWREIPWYSTPRPKLKWSTHLRMLLAGRPPII from the coding sequence ATGGGCAACCGACCTGAGGAACTGAACCGTGCCTTGACGAGTCTCTTGGCCCAACGAGAAGTCGAACTTGACGTGGTCGTGGTGGGCAACGGTTGGGATCCTGTCGGGCTTCCGGCCAGCGTGCGTGGCCATTTTCTTGAACACAACCTCGGTATCCCGGCCGGACGCAATGCCGGGGTCCCGTTGGTCAAGGGGGAGTTCCTCTGCTTCCTGGACGATGATTCCTGGTTCCTGGACACAGACTTCCTCGAAGAGGCGATATCCAGGTTCGACAGCCACCCCCGGATGGGTCTTCTCCAGCCGCGGATCACCGACCCGACACGCGATGACGACCCCACCCGGTGGATCCCGCGCCTCAACAAACGCACGGCCGTCGAATCCAGCCGCGTTTTTCATGTGGGCGAAACCTGCCTGCTGATGCCCCGACACATCTTTGACGAGACCGGCGGCTGGGCCGGCGGTTTCTGGTACGCACACGAGGGAATTGAACTTGCCTGGCGTGTTTGGGACACCGGGCATCACGTCTGGTACGCCGGTGATATGAGGATCGGCCACCCGGTTGTCGATCAACGACGTCATGAAGAGTTTTACCGACTGAATGCGCGAAACCGGGTATGGCTCGCCAAACGGAACCTGCGCTGGCCCTTTAGTTGGATGTACGTGTCCAGTTGGGCCTTGGTGGAAGCAACCCGCCTGCGCAAGGATCCCGATGCGGTGCGGCAATATTTCAGCGGTTGGCTTGCCGGGTGGCGAGAGATTCCTTGGTATTCAACACCCCGGCCCAAACTCAAATGGTCGACCCATCTACGGATGCTCCTGGCGGGCCGACCACCCATAATCTAA
- the coaD gene encoding pantetheine-phosphate adenylyltransferase produces MRRAVCPGSFDPIHNGHVEIIARASNLFDEVIVAVSTNYAKKYRFEPDERLEMVRETIGGLRGVSVEPMGVGLLADFCKLHGADAIVKGLRSTVDYQYETPMAVMNRHLTGVETVFLAADNRYTHLSSSLLKEVQSLGGDVADYLPRTVLKRLRNASQEQ; encoded by the coding sequence ATGCGTCGAGCCGTCTGCCCCGGGTCCTTTGACCCCATCCATAATGGTCATGTCGAGATCATTGCCCGTGCCAGCAACCTCTTTGACGAAGTCATTGTGGCCGTGTCAACGAACTACGCCAAAAAATATCGATTTGAGCCGGACGAACGACTGGAAATGGTCAGGGAAACCATTGGGGGACTACGAGGCGTCAGCGTCGAACCCATGGGCGTCGGCCTGCTGGCCGATTTCTGCAAACTGCATGGCGCAGACGCCATCGTTAAGGGTCTGCGTTCCACGGTCGACTACCAGTACGAAACCCCGATGGCTGTGATGAACCGCCATCTCACAGGGGTTGAAACCGTGTTCCTCGCGGCGGATAACCGCTATACGCACCTTTCTTCTTCCCTGCTAAAGGAAGTCCAGTCCCTCGGTGGAGATGTGGCTGACTACCTGCCGCGAACCGTACTCAAAAGATTAAGAAACGCCTCGCAGGAGCAGTAA
- a CDS encoding LCP family protein encodes MLLGTIALVLVAAIVASTYVANLAQTFNTKTREIGQAFPEEQVRPVKNPDDGSLNFLLLGVDHGADDTETTNLLQAGGTDQRSDSIMMMHIPEDRKGVYVMSIMRDLYTDIPGHGTQKVNAAMSLGGVPLVVQTVEGMFDTKIDHVAMVDFDGFKELTTALGGVTVKNDIEFTSTDSKKYEFPVGNLELEGDRALRFVRERKPFVDGDYQRVRNQQKFIKAVMNEMLSKDTLTNPATIFEVIDKVSPYLALDDGLDAATAAGIGLQLKDLRPSNIEMFTLPTAGLGTSPDGQSIVLRDEQAILDIGQSLRTDDLKTYLDSANLDQ; translated from the coding sequence GTGCTACTGGGCACGATAGCGCTGGTTCTTGTGGCAGCGATTGTCGCCAGTACATACGTTGCCAATCTCGCCCAGACGTTCAATACGAAGACCCGGGAAATTGGCCAAGCCTTTCCTGAGGAACAGGTTCGTCCGGTCAAGAACCCCGATGATGGATCCTTGAACTTCCTGTTGCTAGGTGTCGATCATGGGGCGGACGACACGGAGACGACCAACCTGCTTCAGGCCGGCGGAACCGACCAGCGTTCAGACTCGATAATGATGATGCACATCCCGGAGGACCGGAAAGGCGTCTACGTGATGTCGATCATGCGAGACCTCTACACGGATATTCCCGGCCATGGCACGCAGAAGGTCAATGCCGCCATGTCGCTGGGCGGTGTGCCATTGGTCGTCCAAACCGTTGAAGGGATGTTTGATACCAAGATCGACCACGTGGCCATGGTGGACTTCGACGGATTCAAGGAGCTGACGACGGCACTTGGCGGTGTCACAGTAAAAAACGACATCGAGTTCACGTCGACCGATAGCAAGAAGTATGAGTTTCCCGTCGGCAACCTCGAACTCGAAGGAGATCGGGCGTTGCGGTTCGTTCGTGAACGCAAGCCGTTTGTTGACGGCGATTATCAGCGAGTACGCAACCAGCAGAAGTTCATCAAAGCTGTTATGAACGAGATGCTGTCCAAGGACACGTTGACCAACCCGGCAACGATCTTCGAGGTTATTGACAAGGTTTCGCCATACCTCGCGCTTGACGATGGACTGGATGCGGCCACCGCCGCTGGCATTGGGTTGCAGCTGAAGGACCTCCGCCCATCGAACATAGAGATGTTCACATTGCCGACCGCAGGGCTTGGCACCTCGCCGGACGGGCAATCCATCGTTCTGCGGGACGAACAGGCCATCCTCGATATCGGTCAGTCACTTCGCACGGACGATCTTAAGACCTACCTGGACAGTGCAAATTTGGACCAGTAG
- a CDS encoding ABC transporter ATP-binding protein: MVELTNFDDLINPRNHGKFQPQPVFEIEPDSRSANTSVKLDETRTPVVIVDNLHVKYQVYSSGKSVGAAGAKRLLQTSTRGIREVHAVKGVSFVAYENESIGVIGSNGSGKSTLMRTITGLTSPAAGSVFASSRPNMLGVGAALIPDLSGEKNIMLGGLALGYNRQEINAMREDITKFAELEEFIDLPMRTYSSGMAARLKFAIAASKQHDILIVDEALAVGDARFRKRSEAKIREIRENAGTIFHVSHSMGSILETCNRVIWIEKGVLMMDGDAKTVVDAYKAKKK; the protein is encoded by the coding sequence ATGGTCGAGTTGACTAATTTTGATGATCTGATCAATCCGCGAAATCACGGCAAGTTTCAACCTCAGCCGGTCTTCGAAATTGAACCTGACAGCAGATCGGCAAACACGTCGGTCAAGCTGGACGAGACGCGGACGCCTGTGGTGATCGTGGATAATCTCCACGTCAAGTACCAGGTGTATTCCAGTGGCAAGTCGGTTGGTGCAGCTGGGGCCAAGCGGCTGCTGCAGACCTCGACGCGCGGCATTCGGGAAGTCCACGCAGTCAAGGGCGTCTCGTTCGTCGCCTATGAGAACGAGTCGATTGGCGTGATCGGTTCGAATGGTTCTGGTAAGTCGACGCTGATGCGCACGATCACGGGCCTGACCAGCCCTGCGGCGGGTTCCGTCTTCGCGTCGTCCCGCCCGAATATGCTGGGTGTCGGAGCCGCGCTGATTCCGGACCTTTCGGGTGAAAAGAACATTATGCTTGGCGGCCTGGCACTTGGATACAACCGCCAGGAAATCAACGCCATGCGGGAAGACATCACCAAGTTCGCTGAGTTGGAGGAGTTCATCGACCTTCCGATGCGTACCTACAGCTCCGGCATGGCTGCGCGCCTTAAATTTGCCATCGCCGCTTCGAAGCAACATGACATCCTGATTGTCGACGAAGCCTTGGCCGTCGGCGATGCGCGGTTCCGCAAGCGCAGTGAGGCAAAAATCCGCGAGATCCGTGAAAACGCCGGCACCATCTTTCACGTCTCCCACTCGATGGGATCAATCCTGGAAACCTGCAACCGGGTGATCTGGATTGAGAAGGGCGTCCTGATGATGGACGGGGACGCGAAGACGGTTGTCGATGCGTACAAGGCCAAAAAGAAGTGA
- a CDS encoding CDP-alcohol phosphatidyltransferase family protein, protein MNETIRPSNPTLEQLRAVCQPPEVRARRNAEHWTAELYLRHISIYLTAVLVRTRISANGVTGLMILAGWLMSAALLIPGVWGPLLAVVLSQVQLYFDCSDGEVARWRGTQSPRGIFIDMVGHHTTEALIPIALGYRVFLELQTQGADAAQAWTTLFISAVLSVLLVLNRSQSLMVHAARGMAGLGKLPDTAEARAVSQTSFVGKLRSAARFLPFHKMLHAVELSLVILVLSIVSAIVGIPGIAEKWMLWILLPAVVLVNIGHFVSTMASSRLR, encoded by the coding sequence ATGAATGAAACCATTCGGCCGAGCAACCCGACGCTCGAACAGCTGCGTGCGGTATGCCAGCCCCCGGAGGTCCGGGCACGGCGAAACGCCGAACACTGGACCGCGGAACTCTACCTGCGGCACATCTCGATCTACCTGACCGCGGTGCTGGTGCGCACGCGCATTAGCGCCAACGGCGTCACCGGACTCATGATCCTTGCGGGCTGGCTCATGTCGGCAGCCCTGCTGATCCCTGGTGTGTGGGGCCCGCTATTGGCGGTTGTCCTGTCACAGGTCCAGCTCTACTTCGATTGCAGCGACGGGGAAGTGGCACGCTGGCGCGGCACCCAGTCGCCACGCGGGATCTTCATTGACATGGTGGGACACCACACCACCGAGGCCTTGATTCCCATCGCCTTGGGCTATCGCGTGTTCCTTGAGCTCCAGACCCAGGGGGCCGATGCCGCCCAGGCGTGGACGACACTTTTCATCTCTGCAGTGCTGTCGGTTCTCCTTGTATTGAACCGTTCCCAGAGCCTCATGGTGCATGCCGCCCGTGGGATGGCCGGACTGGGAAAGCTCCCGGATACGGCTGAGGCTCGTGCGGTCTCGCAGACCAGCTTTGTCGGGAAACTGCGTTCCGCAGCCCGCTTCCTGCCCTTTCACAAGATGCTTCATGCAGTGGAACTTAGCCTCGTTATCCTGGTCCTGTCGATTGTCTCTGCCATCGTTGGCATCCCCGGCATTGCCGAGAAATGGATGCTTTGGATCTTGTTGCCGGCAGTTGTCCTGGTGAATATCGGGCACTTTGTTTCCACCATGGCTTCATCCCGGTTGCGGTGA